One region of Longimicrobium sp. genomic DNA includes:
- a CDS encoding transketolase-like TK C-terminal-containing protein, with protein ALPHIDRETMAPAAGLRRGAYVLADAEGGDPHAILIASGSEVAVALEARTALESDGIRARVVSMPSWALFAQQPREYRDEVIPPAVKARVAIEAAHPMGWHRWVGEGEVIGISHFGASAPATRVFQELGFSAENVAAKAKGLLGIGSGHAQGAGDAGPTAHGTDEH; from the coding sequence GGCGCTGCCGCACATCGATCGCGAAACGATGGCCCCCGCGGCCGGGTTGCGCCGCGGCGCGTACGTGCTGGCGGATGCGGAGGGCGGCGACCCGCACGCCATCCTGATCGCCAGCGGCTCGGAAGTCGCGGTCGCCCTGGAGGCGCGGACCGCGCTGGAGTCTGATGGAATCCGCGCGCGGGTGGTGAGCATGCCCAGCTGGGCGCTCTTTGCCCAGCAGCCCAGGGAGTATCGCGACGAGGTGATCCCGCCGGCCGTCAAGGCGCGCGTGGCCATCGAAGCCGCGCACCCCATGGGCTGGCACCGCTGGGTGGGCGAGGGCGAGGTGATCGGGATCAGCCACTTCGGCGCCTCGGCGCCGGCGACGCGCGTGTTCCAGGAGCTGGGCTTCAGCGCCGAGAACGTCGCGGCCAAGGCCAAGGGGCTGCTGGGGATCGGCAGCGGCCACGCGCAGGGCGCCGGCGACGCCGGGCCGACGGCGCACGGGACGGACGAACACTGA